A part of Citrifermentans bremense genomic DNA contains:
- a CDS encoding YqiA/YcfP family alpha/beta fold hydrolase, translating into MKKEKILEVVGDGGGISLYGWKTRQGKWRFQLSTDESTIKSMLSQEDAAGVQHTSSSPAVSGWQGALRLLSRYPWRQLYPLYVHPGFADVVWNEVEADNEVSWNREDWLGLCLKRNDDRSHTVCFSHGKESGPWGTKISAMAKVAAGIGFHVVSIDYCNEFDPMERVKRHLCEFKPSNGLNVLVGSSMGGYVATVSSSHYKVDGLFLMAPAFWIPGYPEQFPSPHARRTSIVHGLHDEIVPCRNSVEFALKHQAELHLLEDDHQLSKSIPIICELFRAFLESLH; encoded by the coding sequence ATGAAGAAGGAAAAAATTCTCGAAGTGGTTGGTGATGGCGGCGGGATAAGCCTGTATGGTTGGAAAACTCGCCAGGGGAAGTGGCGCTTTCAGCTCAGCACCGATGAGAGCACCATCAAATCGATGCTCTCGCAGGAGGATGCTGCAGGGGTGCAGCACACCTCATCCTCTCCCGCGGTAAGTGGCTGGCAAGGCGCTCTGCGGCTGCTTTCACGCTATCCCTGGCGGCAATTGTACCCCCTGTACGTGCATCCCGGGTTTGCCGATGTGGTCTGGAATGAGGTGGAAGCCGATAATGAGGTGTCATGGAACCGTGAGGATTGGTTGGGACTTTGCCTGAAAAGGAATGATGATCGCTCCCACACCGTCTGCTTCTCGCACGGGAAGGAATCCGGACCATGGGGAACAAAGATTTCGGCGATGGCCAAGGTTGCCGCAGGCATAGGCTTTCATGTCGTCAGCATCGATTACTGTAACGAGTTCGATCCGATGGAACGGGTTAAACGCCACCTTTGTGAATTCAAGCCCAGTAACGGTTTGAATGTATTGGTTGGTTCAAGTATGGGCGGTTATGTGGCGACCGTCTCATCTAGCCATTACAAGGTAGACGGTCTCTTCCTCATGGCGCCGGCTTTTTGGATTCCCGGGTACCCGGAACAATTTCCCTCCCCACATGCCAGGAGGACCTCCATTGTCCATGGTCTTCACGATGAAATCGTCCCCTGTCGCAATTCGGTGGAATTTGCCCTGAAGCATCAGGCCGAATTGCACCTTCTGGAGGACGACCATCAGTTGAGCAAGAGCATCCCTATTATCTGCGAGCTTTTCAGAGCTTTTCTGGAATCCCTCCATTGA
- a CDS encoding DEAD/DEAH box helicase, with product MPILIPDDVEQFTTTGEEAFYRFLKVAAKPDDRFIVWYSPDIGDSEPDFILYSPDIGLIVFEVKDWCIDQICEANPKTFKIRSGFKEESRTNPHEQARAYVRNLLDCIRNDGRLVNRDGFAQGKPKIPISHGVVFTNIDSFAYRERFPNDGIIPISKIFFWDDLDHNLCDPTGKAFHDAIRERFEPVFPCHISSHELNHLRQLLYPTIRINTIDRGMQDELKNHDHNVRLLDLHQEAVARRFNGGHRLVSGPSGCGKTLVLVHQAVYLKKYNPAVKRILLLCYNVTLVNYLRRLLAAQGAPLGPDGVEVLHFYELCERLTGEKVQHEKQDMDYYDIVMEDALSKDLPDAMMYDAILVDEGQDFSDRMLQVVMKCMNRKTDYLTVALDEGQDLYGQKRNWKSVGINVKGRVRQLNIIYRNTKEITGFANRFRFGASSQGGGEGEHPQHALFPDTRISSGPCPTVKQFASIEKVIDHVAKEIRTLLDAGSFHLSEIAVMYTMKRTEPVDSPSVPDQIAAALDSRGILNKWLSEDYRAKRSHDITSSSVTITTIHSAKGLDFACVFIVGLDALEPGERWTQEQIDSLAYVGVTRARYQLEITFVRKTNLMERLIAEAKSC from the coding sequence ATGCCCATATTGATACCTGATGATGTCGAACAGTTCACCACTACCGGGGAGGAGGCTTTCTACCGTTTCCTGAAGGTAGCCGCCAAACCCGACGACCGGTTCATAGTCTGGTACTCCCCGGACATCGGCGACTCAGAACCGGACTTCATCCTCTACTCCCCGGACATAGGTCTAATCGTTTTCGAGGTCAAGGACTGGTGCATTGACCAGATCTGCGAGGCGAATCCGAAGACGTTCAAGATCAGGTCTGGGTTCAAGGAAGAATCTCGTACCAATCCCCACGAGCAGGCCCGGGCCTACGTCCGTAACCTGCTCGACTGCATCCGCAACGACGGCAGACTGGTGAACCGAGACGGATTCGCACAGGGAAAGCCGAAAATTCCCATTTCCCACGGCGTTGTTTTCACCAACATCGACTCCTTTGCCTACAGGGAGCGTTTTCCCAACGACGGCATCATTCCCATTTCCAAAATCTTCTTCTGGGACGATCTTGACCACAACCTGTGCGATCCGACCGGTAAAGCCTTTCACGATGCCATCCGTGAGCGCTTCGAGCCGGTATTCCCCTGCCACATCTCGTCTCACGAACTGAACCACCTGCGTCAGCTGCTGTACCCGACAATAAGGATCAATACGATTGATCGTGGTATGCAGGATGAATTAAAGAATCATGACCACAACGTTAGGTTGCTGGACTTGCACCAAGAGGCGGTCGCCAGGAGGTTCAACGGAGGCCATCGACTGGTTTCCGGACCGTCAGGTTGCGGCAAGACCCTGGTGCTTGTGCACCAGGCTGTGTATCTCAAGAAGTACAATCCGGCGGTGAAGCGCATCCTGCTCCTATGCTACAACGTGACTCTGGTGAACTATCTGCGCCGTCTGCTGGCGGCGCAGGGGGCGCCACTCGGACCGGACGGTGTGGAAGTGCTGCACTTCTATGAATTGTGCGAGCGCCTCACTGGTGAGAAGGTCCAGCACGAAAAACAGGACATGGACTATTACGACATCGTAATGGAGGACGCGCTCTCCAAGGACCTGCCGGATGCCATGATGTACGACGCCATCCTGGTTGACGAAGGGCAGGACTTCTCGGACCGGATGCTGCAGGTGGTTATGAAATGCATGAACCGGAAGACCGACTACCTCACGGTCGCCCTGGACGAGGGACAGGACCTGTACGGTCAGAAGCGGAACTGGAAAAGTGTTGGCATCAACGTCAAAGGGCGCGTTCGTCAGCTAAACATCATCTACCGCAACACCAAAGAGATCACCGGCTTCGCCAACCGTTTTCGCTTCGGCGCTTCGTCGCAGGGAGGCGGGGAGGGAGAGCACCCGCAGCACGCCCTGTTTCCCGACACGCGCATCTCCAGTGGTCCGTGTCCGACCGTAAAACAATTCGCCAGCATCGAGAAGGTCATAGATCACGTTGCCAAGGAGATCAGAACCCTCTTGGATGCCGGCAGTTTCCATCTATCCGAAATCGCGGTCATGTACACGATGAAGCGGACGGAACCGGTCGACTCCCCCAGCGTCCCGGACCAGATCGCAGCAGCGCTTGACAGTCGCGGCATCCTCAACAAGTGGCTCTCGGAGGATTACCGCGCCAAGCGCTCTCACGACATCACCTCAAGCAGCGTGACAATTACCACGATTCACAGCGCCAAGGGCCTGGATTTCGCCTGCGTATTCATAGTCGGGCTCGACGCCCTGGAACCGGGCGAGCGTTGGACGCAGGAGCAGATCGATAGTCTAGCCTATGTCGGGGTCACTCGTGCTCGTTACCAATTAGAGATAACCTTTGTCAGAAAGACGAACCTGATGGAGCGCCTTATTGCAGAGGCGAAGTCATGTTAG
- a CDS encoding helix-turn-helix transcriptional regulator — translation MGEQLFLERFIWFDNEARRDRYPNAFKLAAQFEISTKTAQRSIDYFRDRLQAPLEYLLSHKGYRYTDSSFQLPVTRISEAELLALLISRKLITEASAGSLAEDLEKVSRRLGSLLAANLPGRAKPEDAFSFRWKGISPTDPLTFKVVTSAILQGKLLSFCYYSPTASNCTMRTVEPHHMVNYMGNWHLIAFCRLRSDWRDFVLGRMTFPRVEEDLFKFRANEEWRPFLSNTFGIFQNRKSFDVVLRFTPDRARWVRGELWHEGQKEVIEADGSLLLTISASHEAEIVMEILKHGSQVVVVEPEWLRQKVALEIEQMSSRYLHH, via the coding sequence GTGGGCGAACAACTGTTCTTGGAGCGGTTCATCTGGTTTGACAACGAGGCCAGACGCGATCGTTACCCCAACGCATTCAAGCTTGCAGCCCAATTCGAAATTAGCACCAAGACTGCCCAACGCTCAATCGATTATTTCCGTGACCGTCTGCAGGCCCCACTTGAATACCTGCTTTCCCACAAGGGGTACCGATACACCGACTCCAGTTTCCAACTGCCGGTGACCCGCATCTCGGAAGCGGAGCTCCTAGCCCTGCTCATTTCCCGCAAATTGATAACAGAGGCATCGGCCGGCTCTTTAGCTGAGGACCTCGAGAAAGTCTCTCGCCGTCTCGGATCACTCCTGGCCGCCAACCTTCCGGGGCGTGCCAAGCCAGAGGATGCCTTTTCCTTCCGCTGGAAGGGGATTAGCCCCACAGATCCGCTCACCTTCAAGGTAGTAACCTCCGCCATTCTGCAGGGAAAGCTCCTCTCGTTCTGCTACTATTCCCCGACCGCCAGCAACTGCACAATGCGCACCGTAGAGCCGCACCACATGGTGAACTATATGGGGAACTGGCACCTCATTGCATTCTGCCGTTTGCGCAGCGACTGGCGGGACTTCGTGCTGGGGCGGATGACGTTCCCGCGGGTTGAGGAGGATTTATTCAAGTTCCGTGCAAACGAGGAGTGGCGGCCTTTTCTTTCTAATACCTTCGGCATCTTCCAGAACCGAAAGAGTTTTGACGTGGTACTTCGATTCACCCCGGACCGTGCCCGATGGGTCAGGGGTGAACTATGGCACGAGGGGCAGAAAGAGGTGATTGAGGCAGATGGTTCGTTGCTGCTAACCATATCCGCCTCGCATGAAGCGGAAATAGTTATGGAAATACTGAAACACGGCTCGCAAGTTGTGGTTGTCGAGCCAGAGTGGCTTCGCCAAAAGGTTGCGCTGGAAATAGAACAGATGTCATCCCGCTATCTCCACCATTAA
- a CDS encoding phospholipase D-like domain-containing protein has translation MAFRSIRELRGQAKSPLEMIKQVFKRPDLAGLTGITIVSAYTDPWLLGRLVREIKKLPGIGFTLRVLLDESASGYHRDDEVTEALDELAQSLTAGRKFNRQSGIHLVNLGRLLHSKVIALHEPDTNHVALGSLNFTTRGFFINEEIVAHLERRRDADEALNYVQALFAGQQCRQVPFNRTSRPAGGASAREWLLQGRMFFDDKATKPFNFRLGLPEQLLRQPNFIVPGAEMQMPDNISILNLLQLPRAKEVAKWKRFCIATCYGYWCPAQFIDVVRENIDAVNASRRDMVVEQVLTKADELRFRFLTTFEVIEDNIREFNREHQTRYRWDRKAASNRLDNWIPRVINKLKDKKNLQRLLAGVDDAVVPDLWTGDEIALREFEESFCSHLVLEVSKSKITNMVALWLSDWYAFSEGLDLSEDWDEARNDEDAWHAWLQTCLNDPFQGLPADGKVRRRKGGGAN, from the coding sequence GTGGCGTTTAGGTCGATCAGGGAGCTTAGGGGCCAGGCGAAGAGCCCGCTGGAAATGATAAAGCAGGTTTTCAAAAGGCCGGACCTTGCAGGCCTGACGGGAATAACCATCGTATCGGCCTACACGGATCCTTGGCTTTTGGGGCGTCTGGTCCGCGAGATAAAGAAATTGCCCGGTATCGGGTTCACATTGAGAGTCCTGTTGGATGAATCTGCCAGCGGCTACCACCGTGACGACGAGGTGACAGAAGCATTAGACGAGCTGGCACAAAGTCTGACCGCTGGTCGAAAATTCAACCGACAAAGCGGTATTCACCTCGTAAACTTAGGACGCCTCCTGCATTCCAAGGTCATCGCCCTGCACGAGCCGGACACGAACCACGTTGCCCTAGGCTCACTCAATTTCACCACTCGGGGCTTTTTCATCAATGAGGAGATAGTGGCACACCTTGAGCGGCGCAGGGATGCCGATGAAGCTCTGAATTATGTGCAGGCGCTCTTCGCAGGGCAACAGTGCCGACAGGTACCCTTCAACCGAACCTCCCGGCCAGCAGGCGGGGCATCGGCCCGGGAATGGCTGCTGCAGGGCCGGATGTTTTTTGACGACAAGGCTACTAAGCCTTTCAATTTTCGGCTAGGCCTGCCGGAACAGCTCCTGAGGCAACCCAATTTCATCGTGCCAGGGGCAGAAATGCAGATGCCGGATAACATATCCATCCTTAATCTGCTCCAGCTGCCAAGAGCCAAGGAGGTGGCTAAATGGAAACGCTTCTGCATTGCCACCTGCTATGGGTACTGGTGCCCGGCGCAGTTTATCGACGTAGTCCGTGAAAACATCGATGCAGTCAACGCCTCCCGCCGCGACATGGTGGTGGAGCAAGTTCTTACCAAGGCCGACGAGCTCAGATTCAGATTTCTGACGACGTTCGAGGTGATCGAGGACAATATCCGGGAGTTCAACCGAGAACACCAGACCAGGTACCGGTGGGACCGGAAGGCCGCCAGCAACCGTCTTGACAACTGGATCCCCAGGGTGATCAACAAGCTTAAGGATAAGAAAAACCTCCAAAGGCTCCTGGCCGGGGTTGATGATGCGGTGGTGCCGGATCTTTGGACCGGCGATGAAATCGCACTCAGGGAGTTCGAGGAGTCCTTCTGCTCCCACCTTGTCTTGGAAGTCTCAAAATCCAAAATAACCAACATGGTAGCGCTTTGGTTGAGTGACTGGTACGCCTTTTCTGAAGGACTGGATCTGTCCGAGGATTGGGACGAGGCGAGAAACGACGAGGACGCTTGGCATGCTTGGCTGCAGACCTGTCTGAATGACCCTTTTCAAGGTTTACCGGCCGACGGCAAGGTCCGGAGGCGCAAGGGAGGGGGCGCAAACTAG